One Fuerstiella marisgermanici DNA window includes the following coding sequences:
- a CDS encoding BlaI/MecI/CopY family transcriptional regulator, with translation MARPKAPELTERELEIMRVFWDEGPMTAQEVRDQLHQRGPDLAYTTVATLIRILSEKGFVEQTNSERPFVYKPIRSFDDVSNKLVNHLLKQVFDGSREKLLVSLFGKQRLTKKERAALEAILKEKKQ, from the coding sequence ATGGCACGACCAAAAGCACCTGAGTTGACCGAGCGAGAGCTCGAAATCATGCGGGTTTTCTGGGACGAAGGTCCAATGACGGCTCAGGAAGTACGTGACCAGTTGCACCAGCGAGGTCCGGATTTGGCATACACAACTGTCGCCACGCTGATTCGGATTCTCAGCGAAAAAGGATTTGTAGAACAGACAAATTCGGAGCGACCGTTTGTCTACAAACCTATCCGGTCGTTCGACGACGTATCCAACAAGCTGGTCAATCATTTACTGAAGCAGGTCTTCGACGGGTCTCGCGAAAAACTGCTCGTCAGCCTGTTTGGCAAACAGAGACTCACAAAAAAAGAACGAGCCGCTTTGGAAGCCATCCTGAAGGAGAAGAAGCAATGA
- a CDS encoding M56 family metallopeptidase yields MNNLGIAFIWLAMQVTLFCFVVLMVHLVARQRNAGSATPTFTGLLLIIGLTATLLIPMPRWSWNTPSSEKALATSTTNSSQTVATDTEAAPTGATLPPQEMESTFAAAFAGFANTLGRELAPTSDVQSKNGLSWTGWFAVVVLAMVAFGLLRLLVGWVSVRRCLTRSAVINCQSLDETLDVLRAEINCRKPVTILESDELASAATVGWRKPVILLPSSWSDWTPEEQRMVLAHELAHIVADDAAAWMAAQIGLLLHFYHPLVHWLAARLRLEQELAADAKAAELTGGSQSYLVTLAELAVREPHRAVTWPARAFLPTRGTLLRRIEMLRDKPTGTDRSPRWRRHFVIAVTVIAAIFVAGLQRPDSGVAVAQTPAAQAAAPATEAAAFNLDSVPKSVVLLAGIRPFRVAAREEMQPLVKLMEESTVAEKTGIRIADIDQFLIMAVPRANVDRPQLAEPVLELRMLKPTDFSGFMKQHIGVGSTNQSVDGFSVVANNNPVTEHSRCAFMVDERTVLFGPWHALKGILESRRDAEGGPDWMERLQTVDKGDALFAFDVIFLRGEMEQQFRQRPNPMLGMVAPLWQNTNQVIAGAGIGDEMSLSVHGWGDDEAAAEKIQTTLQALIPVANGMLMGAKASAQNAEGPEKKAMTESIAIAENVMPSVKVTRDGNKVTVDATGEGIKLATMTGLLLPAIQASREAALRTQGQNNIKQIFLGLHSYYDVNGSFPPAVLLGPDGKTKYSWRVAILPYIDQANLYNAYDRNEPWDGPNNRKLLDQIPETLRSPKAPKGSLNTSYFALVGEHTAFGNAPGKGRSMLDITDGTSITIMVVETKRETPWTKPEDIPYSADDPLPKFGGYHEGGFQVGIADGRVRFVSENIDMTLLRSLITCDGGEVVNF; encoded by the coding sequence ATGAACAACCTTGGGATCGCGTTTATTTGGTTGGCCATGCAAGTGACGCTCTTTTGCTTCGTCGTGCTGATGGTGCATCTTGTTGCACGACAACGCAATGCCGGTTCTGCAACGCCGACATTCACGGGCTTGCTCCTGATCATCGGCCTGACCGCGACACTGCTTATTCCGATGCCGCGATGGTCGTGGAACACGCCGTCCTCCGAAAAGGCGCTGGCAACATCAACAACGAACAGCTCGCAGACAGTAGCGACCGATACGGAAGCTGCCCCGACCGGCGCGACGTTGCCGCCTCAGGAAATGGAGTCCACGTTCGCAGCGGCCTTCGCTGGCTTTGCCAATACCCTTGGCCGTGAACTCGCCCCAACATCTGATGTGCAGTCTAAGAACGGCCTCTCCTGGACAGGTTGGTTTGCTGTCGTAGTCCTTGCCATGGTGGCCTTTGGTCTGTTGCGTCTGCTGGTCGGCTGGGTTTCCGTGCGCCGATGTCTGACACGCAGCGCGGTGATCAACTGTCAGTCCCTGGATGAAACGCTGGACGTATTGCGAGCGGAAATCAACTGTCGCAAGCCTGTGACGATTCTGGAATCGGACGAACTGGCATCGGCCGCAACTGTGGGATGGCGTAAGCCTGTCATCCTACTGCCTTCATCGTGGTCAGACTGGACGCCGGAAGAACAGCGCATGGTGCTGGCTCATGAACTGGCACACATCGTTGCTGACGATGCAGCCGCGTGGATGGCCGCTCAGATCGGACTGCTGCTGCACTTCTATCACCCACTGGTTCACTGGCTGGCGGCTCGACTGCGACTCGAACAGGAACTCGCCGCTGATGCGAAAGCAGCGGAACTCACGGGAGGATCGCAGTCCTACCTTGTCACTCTGGCCGAACTGGCCGTGCGTGAACCTCATCGTGCGGTCACGTGGCCGGCACGAGCATTCCTTCCGACCCGAGGCACTCTTTTGAGGAGAATTGAAATGTTGCGAGACAAACCGACCGGCACCGATCGCTCGCCACGTTGGCGACGGCACTTTGTTATCGCTGTCACCGTGATTGCTGCCATCTTTGTGGCCGGACTTCAGCGTCCGGATTCCGGCGTGGCAGTCGCTCAAACGCCAGCAGCACAAGCGGCAGCCCCGGCAACTGAGGCCGCCGCGTTCAATCTGGACAGCGTACCGAAGTCTGTCGTTTTGCTGGCGGGGATCCGACCGTTCAGGGTCGCAGCGCGCGAGGAGATGCAGCCGCTGGTGAAGTTGATGGAAGAGTCGACCGTCGCGGAGAAAACCGGCATTCGCATTGCAGACATCGATCAGTTTCTGATCATGGCAGTTCCAAGGGCGAACGTCGACAGGCCGCAGTTGGCCGAACCCGTGTTGGAATTGCGAATGTTGAAGCCGACAGATTTCAGCGGGTTCATGAAGCAACACATCGGCGTAGGATCCACCAACCAATCCGTCGACGGATTCAGCGTTGTCGCCAATAACAACCCAGTCACAGAACACTCGCGGTGCGCATTCATGGTTGACGAACGCACAGTGCTGTTCGGTCCCTGGCACGCCTTGAAGGGTATTCTTGAATCACGTCGCGATGCCGAAGGAGGGCCTGACTGGATGGAACGCTTGCAGACGGTCGACAAAGGAGATGCTCTGTTTGCCTTTGACGTCATTTTTCTCCGAGGCGAAATGGAACAACAATTCCGGCAACGTCCAAATCCGATGCTCGGCATGGTGGCACCACTCTGGCAGAACACCAATCAGGTGATCGCCGGTGCCGGGATTGGTGACGAGATGTCATTGAGCGTTCATGGCTGGGGTGACGACGAAGCGGCTGCGGAAAAGATTCAGACAACGCTGCAGGCACTGATTCCCGTTGCCAACGGGATGCTGATGGGGGCGAAAGCCTCGGCCCAAAATGCGGAAGGCCCTGAGAAGAAAGCGATGACGGAATCAATTGCCATCGCCGAAAATGTCATGCCGTCGGTGAAGGTGACTCGCGACGGCAACAAGGTCACGGTCGATGCAACCGGAGAAGGCATCAAACTGGCCACGATGACCGGCCTGTTGTTGCCAGCCATTCAGGCGTCGCGCGAAGCGGCGCTGCGCACTCAAGGGCAGAACAACATTAAGCAGATCTTTCTGGGCCTACACAGCTATTACGACGTAAATGGTAGCTTTCCGCCCGCTGTGTTGCTCGGCCCCGATGGTAAGACGAAATACAGTTGGCGAGTCGCCATTCTGCCGTACATAGATCAAGCCAACCTGTACAATGCCTATGACCGCAACGAACCGTGGGACGGACCGAACAATCGTAAGCTGCTGGATCAGATTCCAGAAACATTGCGAAGTCCCAAAGCGCCAAAAGGCTCGCTCAACACCAGCTATTTTGCACTGGTGGGCGAGCACACGGCCTTTGGCAACGCACCTGGAAAGGGGCGATCAATGCTGGACATCACTGACGGTACGTCCATCACCATCATGGTCGTGGAAACGAAACGCGAGACGCCGTGGACGAAGCCGGAGGACATTCCGTATTCGGCCGACGATCCGCTGCCAAAATTTGGCGGATATCACGAAGGCGGGTTTCAGGTGGGCATTGCAGATGGACGGGTTCGGTTCGTCTCTGAGAACATCGACATGACGCTGCTCAGATCCCTGATCACCTGCGATGGCGGTGAGGTAGTCAACTTCTGA
- a CDS encoding DUF1559 domain-containing protein, with protein sequence MHSNFWGSYNRKLLALLPHTKSGTFSGKDKLSAVECRFVFFHSSFNLKGHVMRSFHLTRSGRQRAFTLIELLVVIAIIAILIALLLPAVQQAREAARRTQCKNNLKQVMLALHNYHDVHTTFSQGQSPRQPIEHCCGGNWRVQALPYIDQANVYNSIDFSGNYNFGGSPAGHYAAYRGGAEILAGLTVPGFVCPSSPLPTNDSSVVNNPQLGQTHHYVGISGALGVGRGSDITTDYGGIVRGNGMLGVNRHAKIRDAIDGTSNTIMVSEQSADVNVDGNIKNLTSNYYGGWSGQAGGIATDRAGRPHWGAGTTCLRYPINHGIGKQLVAAASIPGADNTWDFNTIVNSFHTGGIQVGMGDGSVRFISENLDFGTLQRLCSMNDGEVVGEF encoded by the coding sequence TTGCATTCCAACTTCTGGGGAAGTTACAATCGGAAATTGTTAGCTTTATTACCGCATACGAAGAGCGGCACATTCTCCGGGAAAGACAAACTGTCCGCCGTAGAATGTCGCTTCGTGTTTTTTCATTCTTCCTTCAATCTCAAAGGACACGTCATGCGTAGTTTTCATCTCACGAGAAGCGGCCGCCAACGGGCGTTTACGCTAATCGAATTGCTGGTTGTGATTGCGATTATTGCAATCTTGATTGCTTTGCTACTTCCTGCGGTGCAGCAGGCACGCGAGGCGGCACGGCGAACGCAATGCAAAAATAACCTGAAGCAGGTTATGCTCGCGTTGCATAATTACCATGACGTCCATACGACGTTTTCGCAGGGACAATCACCAAGGCAGCCGATTGAGCACTGTTGTGGTGGTAACTGGCGCGTACAGGCTCTGCCGTATATCGACCAGGCGAATGTGTACAACAGCATCGACTTCAGCGGCAACTACAACTTCGGCGGCAGCCCCGCCGGCCATTATGCAGCGTACCGTGGAGGTGCTGAAATTCTGGCGGGTCTCACCGTGCCGGGCTTCGTCTGCCCCTCAAGCCCGCTCCCGACTAACGACTCTTCTGTCGTCAATAACCCACAGCTGGGGCAGACCCATCATTACGTCGGAATTTCCGGGGCGCTGGGCGTCGGTAGAGGCAGCGATATTACGACCGACTATGGCGGCATTGTGCGAGGCAACGGAATGCTGGGGGTAAATCGGCATGCGAAGATACGCGATGCAATTGATGGCACCTCGAACACGATCATGGTCTCAGAACAGTCTGCGGACGTAAATGTCGACGGCAACATCAAGAACCTGACCAGCAACTACTATGGGGGCTGGTCTGGTCAGGCCGGCGGCATCGCCACCGACAGGGCAGGCCGTCCTCACTGGGGAGCTGGCACAACCTGTCTGCGGTATCCAATCAACCATGGCATCGGCAAACAACTCGTTGCTGCGGCGTCCATCCCTGGTGCAGACAATACCTGGGACTTCAACACAATTGTGAACTCATTCCATACAGGCGGGATTCAAGTCGGCATGGGAGATGGCAGCGTGCGTTTTATCTCTGAGAACCTCGATTTCGGAACCTTGCAAAGGCTTTGTTCCATGAACGATGGTGAGGTCGTTGGTGAATTCTGA
- a CDS encoding FG-GAP-like repeat-containing protein, with translation MPSHVENDSHDESESQSGSWRRQLSILGGASLLLISCLVWSSRGSAPSNETLVGAEAAVATGDIRTAEQLSQEILRQYPLNSRARLVYAKCLQARNRPEEAIELLRDIAIAESPQSAEAARLAGDILFLTLYRPSEANDQYRQALKCDPASVEANDRLSVLLAVTGQWWEHIPVRLATLREGRFNAMDLLVLALADKALLNPELAEQMARVSPDDPFVLLANARLAIEDEQHDAAIRLLTRAVAQNNDLVQAQVMLGTAYFEQRDEIRFADWLRELPLSADEHPSIWTLRGKWALHREEPETALRCFCEAVQRDPNHSDAMYQAGRILESMDRSADAAPFFQRASRLQEFSNAVKTADSEDALAEIRRTAELAESLGNFWEAWAWATIAASHQSRPAWAYEIASRLTPLRSTLRLQRTLAKHNPVNSFDYKNLPLIETIDQTTETNATESPRISNEQFVFRDRAASAGIDFQYFNGSHDVAEGVRHMYEVMGGGVSVLDFNGDNRPDIFLTQGSRWPIKESNHEFLDRLYLHAGDGHFVDVTQNCGIVESGFSQGTTVGDFDSDGFPDLLVANIGRNRLFRNNGDGTFRDMSQEVRFNDDAWSTSCAIADMTGDGHPEIFVVNYLAGKDVFTRTCGPQLDRVCLPQHFPAATDQLLWNLGNEQFQDVTHSSGITVDNGKGLGIVVGSFGDGPGLDVFVGNDTVSNFYFKNQGNDSNNAPRFQETAMVSGLAVNGRGTAQACMGIAAGDADGDGATDLFVTNFHGESNTLYRQLGGGVFEDSTLRNRLRQPSLSKLGFGTQFLDADLDGRLDLVVANGHIDNNSDDGRTDYQMRPQFFVNQGSAGFLEVSPQTLGPYFENKVLGRALARADWNCDGQPDFVVTHLDAPVSLMENMTRPSGNFVVIDLHGVRSSRDAIGTMVQVETANRTLTQQLTAGDGFQASNQRVLMFGLGEDKAIRKLTVRWPSAQRNEYRELPVNTRLSIVEGRQTVFDVPHER, from the coding sequence ATGCCTTCACACGTCGAGAACGATTCACATGATGAGTCTGAATCTCAAAGCGGGTCCTGGCGGCGGCAGCTCTCCATCCTGGGTGGCGCATCGCTGCTGTTGATTAGCTGCCTTGTATGGTCCTCCCGCGGATCAGCACCGTCCAACGAAACACTGGTCGGCGCTGAAGCTGCCGTGGCGACAGGTGACATCCGAACTGCAGAACAACTGTCGCAGGAAATCCTGCGACAGTATCCGCTCAATAGTCGTGCCCGGCTGGTATATGCCAAGTGCCTGCAGGCACGGAATCGTCCTGAAGAAGCAATCGAATTGTTACGGGATATTGCGATCGCAGAGTCGCCTCAATCGGCCGAAGCCGCCCGGCTGGCAGGCGACATCCTCTTTCTGACACTCTACCGTCCGTCCGAAGCGAACGATCAATACAGGCAGGCACTCAAGTGCGATCCGGCATCAGTGGAAGCGAACGATCGCCTTTCCGTACTGCTGGCTGTCACCGGACAATGGTGGGAACACATTCCCGTGCGGCTCGCGACGCTGCGAGAAGGGCGATTTAACGCGATGGATCTGCTGGTCCTCGCGCTGGCGGACAAAGCGCTCTTAAATCCGGAACTTGCAGAGCAGATGGCAAGAGTCTCGCCGGACGATCCGTTCGTTCTGTTGGCAAATGCGCGGTTGGCCATCGAAGACGAACAACACGACGCGGCTATCAGGCTGCTCACGCGAGCCGTCGCTCAGAACAACGATCTTGTTCAGGCTCAAGTGATGCTGGGTACGGCGTACTTTGAACAGAGAGACGAGATTCGATTTGCAGACTGGCTGCGCGAACTTCCGCTATCTGCCGACGAACATCCGAGTATCTGGACTCTTCGCGGAAAATGGGCTCTGCACCGAGAGGAGCCGGAGACTGCACTACGCTGTTTCTGCGAGGCGGTTCAACGAGATCCCAATCATTCGGACGCAATGTATCAGGCTGGCCGAATTCTGGAATCAATGGACCGCAGCGCAGACGCTGCTCCATTTTTTCAAAGAGCGTCGCGGTTGCAGGAATTTAGCAATGCCGTAAAAACCGCCGACAGTGAGGACGCTCTTGCGGAAATCCGCCGCACAGCGGAGCTGGCAGAATCGCTGGGAAACTTCTGGGAAGCATGGGCCTGGGCCACAATCGCCGCATCGCACCAAAGCCGCCCCGCGTGGGCTTATGAAATCGCATCACGTCTGACGCCTCTGCGGTCTACGCTGCGACTCCAAAGAACTCTTGCGAAACACAACCCTGTAAATTCGTTCGATTACAAAAACCTGCCTTTGATTGAAACAATCGATCAGACGACAGAAACGAACGCTACAGAATCGCCCCGGATTTCAAACGAGCAATTTGTTTTTCGCGATCGAGCCGCTTCGGCGGGCATCGACTTTCAGTATTTCAATGGTTCGCACGATGTTGCCGAAGGCGTGCGGCACATGTACGAAGTCATGGGAGGCGGCGTTTCTGTACTGGACTTCAATGGCGACAACCGGCCCGATATTTTTCTGACGCAAGGTAGTCGCTGGCCCATTAAAGAATCGAATCATGAATTTCTCGACCGTTTGTATCTGCACGCCGGTGACGGCCACTTCGTTGATGTCACCCAGAATTGCGGCATTGTTGAAAGCGGGTTCAGCCAGGGAACAACGGTGGGAGATTTCGATTCCGACGGATTCCCCGACCTTCTGGTCGCTAACATTGGCCGCAACCGTTTGTTCCGCAACAACGGCGACGGCACGTTTCGTGACATGAGTCAAGAAGTCCGCTTCAATGATGATGCCTGGTCCACAAGCTGCGCTATCGCTGACATGACGGGGGACGGACACCCGGAAATTTTCGTCGTGAATTATCTTGCTGGTAAAGACGTCTTTACACGAACCTGTGGGCCACAACTCGACCGGGTTTGCCTGCCCCAGCATTTCCCAGCCGCCACCGATCAACTGCTATGGAACCTCGGCAACGAGCAGTTTCAGGACGTTACCCATTCGTCCGGCATCACTGTGGACAACGGCAAAGGATTGGGCATTGTGGTTGGCTCATTCGGCGACGGCCCCGGTTTGGACGTCTTTGTCGGCAATGACACGGTGTCCAATTTCTACTTCAAAAACCAGGGTAATGATTCCAACAACGCACCCCGTTTCCAGGAAACGGCAATGGTCTCAGGGCTGGCCGTCAATGGCCGCGGGACCGCTCAGGCATGCATGGGTATCGCGGCCGGCGATGCCGATGGAGATGGCGCGACTGATCTGTTTGTCACCAACTTTCACGGCGAATCCAATACGCTGTATCGTCAACTGGGCGGTGGCGTTTTTGAGGACAGCACGCTGCGTAACCGACTGCGTCAGCCAAGCCTTTCGAAACTGGGTTTTGGTACTCAGTTTCTGGACGCGGATCTCGACGGGCGGCTCGACTTGGTCGTCGCCAATGGGCACATCGACAATAACAGCGACGATGGTCGGACCGATTATCAAATGCGGCCTCAGTTTTTCGTCAACCAGGGATCCGCGGGGTTCCTCGAAGTCAGCCCACAGACACTGGGGCCGTATTTTGAAAATAAGGTTCTGGGGAGAGCATTAGCGCGAGCCGATTGGAATTGCGACGGTCAACCGGACTTCGTCGTGACTCACCTTGATGCACCCGTTTCTCTCATGGAGAACATGACGCGGCCGAGCGGTAACTTTGTCGTGATTGACCTGCACGGAGTGCGCTCCAGCCGCGATGCGATAGGTACTATGGTGCAGGTCGAAACAGCAAATCGAACTCTGACTCAACAACTTACGGCGGGGGACGGATTCCAGGCCAGTAATCAACGAGTGCTGATGTTCGGTTTGGGTGAAGACAAAGCAATTCGAAAGTTGACCGTCCGCTGGCCATCCGCCCAACGAAATGAATATCGAGAACTGCCTGTTAACACCCGCCTGTCAATCGTCGAAGGTCGGCAGACGGTGTTCGACGTGCCGCACGAAAGATGA
- a CDS encoding FG-GAP-like repeat-containing protein, whose amino-acid sequence MGAPSLPTEQHDRRSRWWLGSAVAVLVIAILGGAYWVTRPDTAVLMQDARLKFLHGDDERAMHTVEQVLLHEPNNEAALVLAGDISFALEEFDQSLAFYRRVPNGDSEAAIHARMRCGRIEMHHTGNAVAAEADFRAALEHVPNDRNALFQLVSLLGIQARRSEAVPFVLRLFRQGAFNSDFLALLQSENGALFNAEELQRYQDTVPDSPGVLVGMAWHARNSGSSSDAIELLTRATMIDPDFSEARIALADLLWESGQHDRLRMLLGEHPSSEIDDPRFWLIRGQLAEHDNMPEPAARCYWETLRRDSTQRNAAYKLFQYFTTVKDDRAAAWLERRIDTLLELRTTSDVVTSTQLADTHQVRRLVEQLEHVGRDWEAWGWCRVAQSIAADAVWAVTKADALHVRLQDAPLTRVNRPAELPFNLSDLPVPRWQADLSRADPRTTVPKSAVTFRDDAESANLKFQYFNDPSPPNSGQRMYEFNGGGCGVLDFDADGHPDIIFPQGCRWDSRGNQRMHIDRLFRNLGGGRFADVTDSASLFENRFSTGVAVGDFDNDGFADCYLANIGDNRLFRNNGDGTFTDATARANVGDPRWSTSCLIADLNGDSLPDIYSVNYLEGESIFETVCQHDDGQPRMCMPFHFPGSQDQLYLNSNDGTFVNATKESGVRVPDGKGLGVVAADWHGRGRLSLLVANDTVANSFFVNRHSPPAGGDSGPIFEERGMTSGIALNHVGRAEGCMGIAIGDIDDDSGLDVFITNFLHESNTLYRSLPGAIFADATKELGLADPSLPMLGFGTQFLDADLDGRLDLIVANGHIDDYRRYGRPYQMAPQLFYNAGEGQFIEQPGSTTGPYFTQQYLGRSLARWDWNGDGREDAVISNLDQPAALLTNTTLPHGRSLTLQLRAVASSRDAIGTTVTATVGERTISRQLTAGDGYQASNERSLVFGLGDSTRVDQIRIAWPSGEVESWENLPGDGRHVVIEGRTRAYSIDE is encoded by the coding sequence ATGGGTGCTCCATCACTGCCAACCGAACAGCATGACCGTCGTTCTCGATGGTGGCTTGGTTCTGCAGTTGCAGTGCTAGTGATTGCAATTTTGGGTGGAGCCTATTGGGTCACGCGGCCAGACACCGCCGTGCTGATGCAGGACGCTCGTCTAAAATTCCTGCACGGCGACGATGAACGGGCGATGCATACGGTGGAACAGGTTCTGCTGCATGAACCCAATAATGAAGCCGCACTGGTTCTTGCCGGTGACATTTCCTTCGCATTGGAAGAGTTCGATCAGTCGCTCGCCTTTTATCGTCGAGTTCCCAACGGCGATTCCGAAGCCGCCATTCATGCAAGAATGAGGTGCGGGCGAATTGAAATGCATCACACAGGAAACGCTGTGGCGGCGGAAGCAGATTTTCGAGCGGCATTAGAACACGTTCCCAACGACCGCAACGCGCTGTTTCAGCTTGTGAGTTTGCTGGGAATTCAGGCCCGTCGCAGCGAGGCGGTTCCATTTGTTCTGCGCCTGTTTCGACAGGGAGCGTTTAACTCCGATTTCTTGGCATTGCTGCAATCAGAAAACGGCGCGCTGTTTAATGCGGAGGAACTTCAACGCTACCAGGACACCGTTCCAGACAGTCCGGGAGTCCTAGTTGGTATGGCATGGCACGCGCGCAACTCCGGCAGCAGTAGCGACGCGATTGAGCTGCTCACTCGCGCGACTATGATCGATCCGGACTTTTCGGAAGCTCGCATTGCCTTGGCGGATTTGCTGTGGGAATCAGGCCAACACGACCGATTGCGGATGCTGCTGGGTGAACATCCATCGTCAGAGATTGACGATCCCCGATTCTGGCTGATTCGTGGACAACTGGCAGAACACGACAACATGCCCGAGCCTGCAGCGCGGTGCTACTGGGAGACACTGCGGCGGGATAGCACCCAACGGAATGCCGCCTACAAACTGTTTCAATACTTCACTACGGTTAAAGATGACCGCGCCGCTGCATGGCTGGAACGTCGTATCGACACGCTGCTCGAACTGCGAACGACATCGGACGTTGTGACTTCGACACAGCTTGCCGACACGCATCAGGTACGCCGGCTGGTCGAGCAGTTGGAGCATGTCGGCCGAGACTGGGAAGCATGGGGATGGTGCCGCGTGGCTCAATCAATTGCCGCCGACGCAGTTTGGGCCGTAACAAAAGCTGATGCACTGCACGTCCGACTGCAGGATGCGCCGCTGACTCGTGTGAACCGTCCGGCGGAATTACCGTTTAACCTATCTGACCTTCCGGTTCCCCGCTGGCAAGCGGACCTCAGTCGCGCCGATCCAAGGACGACCGTGCCAAAATCTGCAGTGACGTTTCGAGATGATGCGGAATCGGCAAACCTGAAGTTTCAGTATTTCAACGACCCGAGTCCGCCAAATTCAGGGCAACGCATGTACGAGTTCAACGGTGGCGGCTGTGGCGTGCTGGACTTCGATGCAGACGGCCACCCCGACATCATTTTCCCGCAGGGGTGCCGCTGGGATTCTCGCGGGAATCAAAGAATGCACATTGACCGGCTCTTTCGAAACCTCGGCGGCGGCAGATTCGCTGACGTCACGGATTCGGCCAGCCTGTTTGAAAACCGGTTCAGCACCGGCGTCGCGGTAGGCGACTTTGACAACGATGGCTTCGCGGACTGCTATCTTGCCAACATTGGCGACAACCGACTTTTCCGCAACAACGGCGACGGGACATTCACCGATGCTACAGCACGAGCCAATGTCGGTGATCCACGCTGGTCGACAAGTTGCCTGATCGCAGACCTAAACGGAGATTCGCTGCCTGATATTTATTCTGTCAACTATCTGGAAGGCGAGTCAATCTTCGAAACCGTCTGTCAGCACGACGACGGCCAGCCTCGTATGTGTATGCCCTTCCACTTTCCCGGCTCGCAAGACCAGTTGTACCTGAATTCGAACGACGGAACATTTGTGAATGCCACCAAAGAATCCGGAGTCCGGGTTCCTGACGGAAAAGGGCTGGGAGTTGTGGCGGCAGACTGGCACGGCCGCGGTCGGTTGAGTCTGTTGGTCGCCAATGACACTGTGGCGAATTCGTTTTTCGTGAATCGTCACTCACCCCCTGCTGGTGGCGACAGCGGGCCGATCTTTGAGGAACGCGGTATGACATCCGGAATTGCCCTGAACCACGTTGGCCGAGCGGAGGGTTGCATGGGGATCGCGATCGGCGACATTGATGACGATAGCGGACTGGACGTGTTCATTACGAACTTCCTTCATGAATCAAACACATTGTATCGTTCCCTGCCCGGAGCGATCTTTGCCGATGCGACGAAGGAATTGGGACTTGCTGACCCAAGTCTACCGATGCTGGGCTTCGGCACTCAGTTTCTTGACGCGGATCTGGACGGTCGCCTGGATCTGATCGTGGCGAACGGACACATCGATGATTATCGCCGCTATGGTCGACCGTACCAAATGGCCCCGCAGCTGTTCTACAACGCAGGCGAAGGGCAGTTCATAGAACAGCCAGGTTCCACCACTGGTCCGTATTTCACGCAACAGTATCTCGGTCGCAGTCTGGCTCGCTGGGACTGGAATGGCGACGGTCGGGAAGACGCAGTAATTTCAAATCTGGATCAGCCAGCCGCGTTACTGACGAACACGACTCTGCCGCACGGAAGATCCCTCACACTGCAGCTGCGCGCAGTAGCCTCCTCCCGAGACGCCATCGGCACCACGGTGACAGCGACCGTTGGTGAGCGAACAATTTCGCGACAGTTGACTGCTGGTGACGGTTATCAGGCGAGCAATGAGCGTTCGCTGGTCTTCGGGCTCGGAGATTCTACTCGCGTCGATCAAATTCGGATTGCCTGGCCTTCAGGTGAAGTTGAGTCCTGGGAAAATCTTCCGGGGGACGGACGGCATGTTGTGATCGAAGGTAGAACCCGCGCGTATTCGATCGACGAATGA
- a CDS encoding LuxR C-terminal-related transcriptional regulator, whose translation MHPAAGSRAAPLKCCNGQFKNGVAKRDQFRSDYDQLVTQLSPREREVYQLLLQGHESKQIALLLSISPSTAEKHRLAVVRKMQTENVVQLLIQKFEATGTLCDYANVSTPQTKAA comes from the coding sequence ATGCACCCGGCTGCAGGCAGCCGCGCGGCCCCATTGAAGTGTTGCAACGGACAATTCAAAAATGGCGTCGCAAAACGGGACCAGTTTCGATCTGACTACGACCAGCTCGTCACTCAACTTAGTCCGCGAGAACGTGAGGTATATCAGTTGTTGCTGCAGGGGCATGAAAGTAAGCAGATTGCGTTGCTGTTGAGCATCAGTCCCAGCACTGCAGAAAAACATCGCCTGGCGGTTGTGCGGAAAATGCAGACCGAGAACGTGGTGCAGCTTCTGATTCAGAAGTTCGAAGCCACCGGCACCTTGTGCGACTATGCCAACGTCAGCACGCCGCAGACGAAAGCCGCTTGA